Proteins from one Deltaproteobacteria bacterium genomic window:
- the hisB gene encoding imidazoleglycerol-phosphate dehydratase HisB, producing the protein MDRTAEVARKTNETVIDVKLDVDGRGKTEISTGIPFFDHMLTLFGVHGFFDLYVYAKGDIEVDYHHTVEDVGLVLGDAFNQALADRRGIKRYGYAVTPMDETLATVAVDLSKRPFLVYNLPGSVSLSGDPFVALAKEFFRAFSTRGGMNLHINVAYGENEHHIVEAIYKAAGRSLDAACQLDPRVAGVLSSKGSL; encoded by the coding sequence ATGGACCGTACAGCAGAAGTAGCGCGGAAAACAAATGAGACCGTCATCGACGTGAAGCTGGATGTCGACGGCCGGGGAAAGACGGAGATTTCCACCGGGATTCCCTTTTTCGACCATATGCTTACCCTTTTCGGCGTACACGGATTTTTCGATCTGTACGTTTATGCCAAGGGAGACATCGAGGTGGATTACCATCACACCGTCGAGGACGTGGGCCTCGTGCTCGGGGATGCGTTTAACCAGGCACTGGCCGACAGAAGGGGAATCAAACGCTACGGGTATGCGGTAACCCCCATGGACGAAACCCTCGCAACGGTGGCCGTCGACCTTTCCAAGCGGCCCTTTCTGGTTTACAACCTGCCCGGATCGGTGAGCCTTTCCGGCGACCCCTTCGTCGCCCTGGCCAAGGAGTTCTTCCGCGCTTTTTCGACAAGGGGGGGGATGAATCTGCACATCAATGTCGCCTACGGTGAAAACGAGCACCACATCGTCGAGGCCATTTACAAGGCGGCTGGCAGGTCCCTGGATGCCGCCTGTCAGCTCGATCCGCGGGTTGCCGGTGTGTTGTCATCCAAGGGGTCGCTTTAA
- the hisA gene encoding 1-(5-phosphoribosyl)-5-[(5-phosphoribosylamino)methylideneamino]imidazole-4-carboxamide isomerase, producing MDVIPAVDIKGGKCVRLEQGRMDAETVFSEDPVAMARQWAAAGARIIHIIDLDGAVMKRPKNLALVKEIVASVETKIQIGGGIRTRDTIAMYLEAGAERVIIGTEAIRNPSLVDEACREFPGRIVVGIDSRKGMVAIEGWTEDTRTKAVDLARRFENSGVAAINFTDIHRDGMQAGPNIDETRKMAEAVSIPIIASGGVATIEDIKNLMPLEPLGVTGVITGKALYSGSLDLKEAIALATKGG from the coding sequence ATGGACGTCATTCCTGCCGTCGATATCAAGGGCGGAAAATGCGTACGGCTGGAGCAGGGCCGCATGGATGCCGAAACCGTCTTTTCCGAGGACCCCGTGGCCATGGCGCGGCAATGGGCGGCGGCCGGTGCGAGGATCATCCATATCATCGATCTGGACGGCGCCGTCATGAAGCGTCCTAAAAATCTGGCCCTCGTCAAAGAGATTGTCGCCTCGGTGGAGACGAAGATTCAGATCGGCGGCGGTATCCGCACAAGGGACACCATAGCGATGTACCTGGAGGCCGGGGCCGAACGGGTCATAATCGGTACGGAAGCCATCCGGAACCCGTCTCTGGTGGATGAGGCCTGCCGCGAATTTCCCGGACGCATCGTCGTGGGCATCGATTCCCGCAAAGGGATGGTGGCCATCGAGGGCTGGACCGAAGACACCCGGACAAAAGCCGTGGACCTGGCCCGGCGCTTTGAAAACAGCGGCGTGGCCGCCATCAATTTTACGGATATTCACCGGGACGGCATGCAGGCGGGCCCCAATATCGACGAAACCCGCAAAATGGCCGAAGCGGTGTCTATTCCGATCATTGCTTCGGGCGGTGTCGCCACCATCGAAGACATTAAGAACCTCATGCCCCTCGAACCCCTGGGCGTAACCGGGGTGATTACCGGCAAGGCCCTTTACAGCGGGAGCCTCGATCTGAAGGAGGCCATCGCCCTGGCAACCAAGGGGGGGTGA
- the dnaG gene encoding DNA primase: protein MANFISEDKIEAVKNAADIVEVVSEYVSLKKTGRNYSGLCPFHSEKTPSFTVSPEKQIFHCFGCNTGGNVFSFLMKQDGLSFPEAVRFLAKRYGIDLPAAKMSGRMRQQISEREQLIRINRMALDFFHRKLCGDRQGQKALDYLKGRGITKKVVDEFKLGYAPRSWDALLNFLRGRRVPVDMIEKSGLIIARKDKTGFYDRFRDRIIFPIVNMSMQTVGFGGRVMDDSLPKYLNSPETPVYNKRRLLYGLQAARKKCRENNILYIVEGYFDQLALYQKGIQNVAATLGTALTPEHIHMMKGFVKQAVLIFDSDEAGVKASERSVGMFIREGVQARIAMLPEGHDPDSFVSEKGPGAFYKLAENAMEVMSFLMRVAETKHGLSVNGKLRILDDLCPAMASITDANARQLYARELSEWLGIDEKAVLEKIRNSLAAAEREGRLAGRRAAKLRDDGGTRSSRGGEPSTKVFANRLERQVVAMMLQYPAMLSEIEASGVLDYFMDDTLAGLGRFILEHRPEEAKGVSNLISMVDDAEKRNILASLSLKEEMWNRRDCRKIISKLIANSPKRREISLKEQISMAEKENNPDLVLKLLEELQKKTISSRNQMNAVLREQ from the coding sequence TTGGCGAATTTCATTTCCGAAGACAAGATAGAAGCGGTCAAAAATGCGGCGGACATTGTGGAAGTGGTATCGGAATATGTATCGCTGAAAAAAACCGGCCGGAATTACAGCGGCCTCTGCCCTTTCCACTCCGAGAAAACCCCCTCTTTCACCGTCAGCCCCGAAAAGCAGATCTTCCACTGTTTTGGGTGCAACACGGGCGGAAACGTTTTCAGCTTTCTGATGAAACAGGATGGGCTTTCTTTCCCCGAGGCCGTGCGATTTCTGGCAAAGCGCTACGGCATCGATCTGCCGGCGGCGAAGATGTCCGGAAGGATGCGGCAGCAGATCAGTGAGCGGGAGCAGTTGATCAGGATCAACCGCATGGCCCTTGATTTCTTCCATCGCAAACTCTGCGGGGACCGGCAAGGCCAAAAGGCGCTGGATTATCTTAAGGGGCGCGGCATTACGAAAAAGGTGGTGGATGAGTTCAAACTGGGGTACGCGCCCCGATCATGGGATGCGCTGCTCAACTTCCTCCGTGGCAGGCGGGTGCCCGTCGACATGATAGAAAAATCCGGTTTGATCATAGCGCGTAAAGACAAAACGGGTTTCTATGACCGCTTCAGGGACCGCATTATTTTTCCCATCGTCAACATGAGCATGCAGACGGTGGGGTTCGGGGGCAGGGTGATGGACGATAGCCTGCCCAAATACCTGAATTCGCCGGAAACACCGGTTTACAACAAGAGACGGCTGCTCTACGGTCTTCAGGCCGCCAGGAAAAAGTGCAGGGAAAACAATATCCTGTATATTGTGGAAGGCTATTTCGATCAGCTTGCCCTATACCAGAAAGGGATCCAGAACGTCGCGGCAACCCTGGGTACGGCGCTTACGCCTGAGCACATTCACATGATGAAGGGCTTCGTTAAACAGGCGGTGCTGATATTCGACTCGGACGAAGCCGGTGTCAAAGCCTCCGAGCGCAGCGTGGGCATGTTCATTCGTGAGGGGGTGCAGGCACGCATCGCCATGCTGCCCGAAGGACATGATCCGGATTCCTTCGTTTCCGAAAAGGGGCCCGGGGCTTTCTACAAGCTGGCGGAAAACGCCATGGAAGTGATGTCGTTTCTGATGCGGGTTGCCGAAACCAAACACGGGTTGTCGGTTAACGGAAAGTTGAGGATACTTGACGATCTGTGCCCGGCGATGGCTTCCATCACGGATGCCAACGCGCGGCAGCTCTATGCCAGGGAGCTGTCCGAGTGGCTGGGTATCGACGAGAAGGCCGTGCTCGAAAAAATCAGGAACAGCCTCGCCGCAGCCGAAAGGGAGGGGCGGCTCGCCGGGCGTCGTGCCGCGAAACTGAGAGACGACGGCGGCACCCGTTCCAGCCGCGGGGGCGAACCATCCACAAAGGTGTTTGCGAACCGGTTGGAAAGGCAGGTGGTGGCCATGATGCTTCAATATCCCGCCATGCTGTCCGAAATCGAAGCATCGGGCGTCTTGGACTATTTTATGGACGACACGCTTGCGGGTCTTGGCCGTTTTATTTTGGAACATCGACCGGAAGAAGCGAAAGGGGTGTCCAATTTAATATCAATGGTTGACGATGCTGAAAAAAGAAATATATTAGCTTCGTTATCCTTGAAGGAAGAGATGTGGAACCGGCGGGATTGCCGCAAGATTATTTCCAAATTGATCGCCAACAGCCCCAAGCGCCGTGAAATTTCCTTGAAGGAACAGATCAGCATGGCGGAAAAGGAAAACAATCCGGATCTGGTGCTCAAACTGCTCGAGGAATTGCAGAAAAAAACCATTTCAAGCAGGAATCAAATGAACGCCGTATTGCGCGAACAATGA
- the rpoD gene encoding RNA polymerase sigma factor RpoD — MTKKTEATAAKTAPAKKKTTAKKASAKKTAAKKKTAKAAAGKKAPKKKTVDKKAAPKTVSSKKEKATGKEAVKPQVRKKATKKKTNKKAEKRLKKKKETTAKAPSKKKEAAKKTTPATKKSQKSDKKAKVEKKTTKAKKAKTPKKASSKQFPDKKAFKKLIGEGKKQGFLTYDQIYAFLPEDQQTAERFDDTIMLLDDLGIKVVDSDKPVKAPQKAEGKGKKSLTSDKALPDFGTVTDPVKMYLREMGLVTLLSREGEVVIAKKIEAGEQDVLKSLLETKLGVAFILKLGDHIKMGELRPKHVLRDVDEGDNYIDEVVQMESFTGTTEEIARIHEENRQLREKLLLNGPASNDQRKIRRSIARRNNKIFQMLKNWRFEAIVVDKIEGDVRKLNDYYETMNKLLVATCDAAGISLKDLREHLTNKTSFAKWAKKRINLTRDELGVLYGELSRILEDVAKTEEDTKTNSRILKRIIANVDEGRKRAKLAKSELIKANLRLVVSIAKKYTNRGLQFLDLIQEGNIGLMKAVDKFEYRRGYKFSTYATWWIRQAITRAIADQARTIRIPVHMIETINKLIRTSRYLVQELGREPKPEEIAEKMEIPLEKVRKVLKIAREPISLETPIGEEEDSHLGDFIEDKKFVLPSDAAVNLNLAEQTRKVLATLTPREEKVLRMRFGIGERADHTLEEVGQDFTVTRERIRQIEAKALRKLRHPTRSRKLKSFIEN, encoded by the coding sequence ATGACCAAAAAAACCGAAGCGACAGCAGCTAAAACCGCTCCAGCCAAAAAGAAAACGACGGCCAAAAAGGCATCCGCCAAAAAGACAGCGGCAAAGAAAAAGACCGCCAAGGCAGCTGCCGGAAAAAAGGCGCCCAAGAAGAAGACCGTTGACAAAAAAGCTGCGCCGAAAACGGTTTCGAGCAAAAAAGAGAAAGCGACGGGAAAAGAAGCCGTCAAACCGCAAGTCCGTAAAAAGGCTACAAAGAAAAAAACCAATAAAAAGGCAGAGAAACGGTTGAAGAAGAAAAAGGAAACCACGGCAAAGGCGCCGTCGAAAAAGAAGGAAGCCGCGAAAAAAACGACCCCGGCGACAAAAAAGTCCCAAAAATCGGACAAGAAAGCAAAAGTGGAGAAAAAGACAACCAAAGCGAAAAAGGCAAAGACGCCCAAAAAAGCGTCGTCGAAGCAGTTTCCAGACAAGAAAGCGTTCAAAAAGCTGATCGGCGAAGGCAAGAAACAGGGCTTCCTGACCTATGATCAGATTTATGCTTTTCTGCCCGAGGACCAGCAAACGGCAGAACGCTTCGATGATACGATCATGCTCCTGGATGACCTGGGCATCAAGGTTGTAGACAGCGACAAGCCGGTCAAGGCGCCTCAAAAAGCCGAAGGCAAGGGAAAAAAGTCACTCACATCCGACAAGGCGCTTCCCGATTTTGGAACGGTTACCGACCCCGTTAAAATGTATCTGCGGGAAATGGGACTGGTCACCCTTCTGAGCCGTGAGGGTGAAGTGGTGATCGCTAAAAAAATCGAGGCCGGCGAGCAGGATGTCCTGAAATCCCTCCTGGAAACCAAATTAGGGGTGGCGTTTATCCTCAAACTCGGTGACCACATAAAGATGGGAGAATTGAGGCCCAAGCATGTGCTGCGGGATGTGGACGAAGGGGACAACTACATCGACGAAGTTGTGCAGATGGAAAGTTTCACCGGCACGACGGAAGAAATTGCCCGAATCCATGAGGAAAACCGCCAACTGCGGGAGAAACTGCTTCTCAACGGGCCCGCATCCAATGATCAGCGCAAGATCAGGCGGTCCATAGCCCGCAGGAACAACAAGATTTTTCAGATGCTGAAAAACTGGCGTTTCGAAGCCATCGTCGTCGACAAAATAGAAGGGGATGTCAGGAAGCTAAACGATTATTACGAGACCATGAACAAGCTGCTGGTGGCAACCTGTGACGCAGCCGGTATTTCCCTGAAAGACCTTCGCGAGCATCTGACCAACAAGACCAGCTTCGCAAAATGGGCCAAAAAGCGGATCAACCTGACCAGGGATGAGTTGGGCGTACTTTATGGCGAGTTGTCGCGCATCCTGGAGGATGTGGCCAAGACAGAGGAAGACACAAAAACCAACAGCCGCATTCTCAAACGCATTATCGCCAATGTGGATGAAGGCCGGAAAAGGGCAAAACTGGCTAAGAGCGAGCTCATCAAGGCAAATTTGCGCCTGGTGGTCAGCATTGCCAAGAAATACACCAACAGGGGGCTTCAGTTTCTCGACCTGATCCAGGAGGGCAACATCGGCCTGATGAAGGCGGTCGACAAGTTCGAGTACCGCAGGGGGTATAAATTCAGCACCTATGCCACCTGGTGGATTCGACAGGCCATCACGCGGGCCATCGCCGATCAGGCCAGGACCATTCGTATTCCCGTGCACATGATCGAGACCATCAACAAGCTCATACGGACATCGCGCTACCTGGTCCAGGAACTGGGTCGGGAACCGAAGCCGGAAGAGATTGCCGAAAAAATGGAAATTCCACTGGAGAAGGTTCGCAAGGTGCTCAAAATCGCCAGGGAACCCATCTCCCTGGAAACGCCCATAGGGGAGGAGGAGGACAGCCATCTGGGCGATTTTATCGAGGACAAGAAATTCGTTCTGCCATCGGATGCGGCCGTGAACCTGAATCTCGCGGAGCAGACGCGTAAAGTACTGGCGACACTGACGCCGCGCGAAGAGAAGGTGCTGCGGATGCGGTTCGGCATCGGTGAACGGGCGGATCACACCCTTGAGGAGGTGGGCCAGGACTTCACGGTCACCAGGGAACGCATACGCCAGATCGAAGCCAAGGCCCTGCGCAAGCTCAGGCATCCCACGCGAAGCCGCAAGCTCAAAAGTTTTATAGAAAATTGA
- a CDS encoding Nif3-like dinuclear metal center hexameric protein — protein MTWRVGDIIGIVEEIAPPELAEAWDNVGLQVGSRDWPVRRLWVALDPLPQVVDAACGASVDLLITHHPLIFKPLTSVDCTTPTGGIIWTSLEHRMSVFSAHTNLDAVTHGVNDTLARRIGLRNLQALVPEDRGDSGAASGAGLDEQAAAQGLGRIGDLPRKSTLVSLAAEVKAGLGKAGVAMAGDPDLPVEKVALCSGSGASLLDRFLASDAQVYISGDLRYHDAREVENAGKGLLDIGHFASEHLIVAVLADRLRKALTNVGAPVTVEACRLETDPFVII, from the coding sequence ATGACATGGCGGGTTGGAGACATTATCGGGATTGTCGAGGAAATCGCCCCGCCTGAACTGGCGGAAGCCTGGGACAATGTCGGCCTGCAGGTCGGCAGCAGGGACTGGCCGGTGAGACGCTTGTGGGTTGCCCTGGATCCGCTGCCGCAGGTTGTCGATGCGGCCTGTGGTGCAAGCGTCGATCTTTTGATCACCCACCATCCGCTGATATTCAAACCGCTGACCTCTGTCGACTGCACCACACCCACGGGGGGGATTATTTGGACCTCTCTCGAGCATCGCATGAGCGTGTTTTCCGCGCACACCAATCTGGATGCGGTGACCCATGGCGTAAACGACACCCTGGCGAGGCGGATCGGGCTTCGCAACCTCCAGGCTCTTGTGCCGGAAGACAGAGGGGATAGCGGCGCGGCATCCGGTGCCGGTCTTGACGAACAGGCGGCTGCCCAGGGGTTGGGCAGGATCGGCGACCTGCCCCGAAAATCGACGCTTGTGTCGCTGGCTGCGGAGGTAAAGGCCGGTCTCGGCAAGGCTGGCGTTGCCATGGCCGGTGACCCCGACCTCCCCGTCGAAAAGGTGGCGCTTTGTTCGGGGAGCGGAGCCTCCCTGCTGGACCGTTTTCTGGCCTCGGATGCCCAGGTATATATTTCAGGGGACCTGCGCTATCATGATGCCCGCGAGGTCGAAAACGCGGGCAAGGGGCTGTTGGACATCGGGCACTTTGCATCGGAGCACCTGATTGTGGCGGTTCTTGCAGATCGATTGCGTAAGGCCCTTACGAATGTTGGCGCCCCCGTCACGGTAGAGGCGTGTCGGCTCGAAACGGACCCGTTCGTAATCATTTAG
- a CDS encoding C4-type zinc ribbon domain-containing protein yields MEENIDLRRQTKILVRLQAIDSDKKRIKTMLSAVDEKIGHLDAELEQSRELLEKSENELGALRKEYRDLEAELSLYNPRIEKSKEKLRAVKTNKEYQSLLKEIEELKKSSSSMEDGMLDCLERIEASEASSKRLEADYRVLEDRIEGEKKKVSKESETGIRQLGELEAEWSKVAAELEPEILKTFEKVKGKSRGVTIAPVIGAVCQACNMNIPPQLFNELQRFDTLKFCPSCQRIIYWEDLS; encoded by the coding sequence GTGGAAGAAAACATTGATTTAAGACGACAGACAAAAATTCTTGTGAGACTTCAGGCCATCGATTCGGATAAAAAGCGGATCAAGACCATGCTGTCGGCGGTGGATGAAAAGATAGGGCACCTCGATGCCGAGCTGGAACAATCCCGGGAACTGTTGGAAAAGAGCGAGAACGAACTGGGGGCGCTGCGAAAAGAGTACCGTGACCTCGAGGCGGAACTCAGCTTGTACAATCCCAGGATCGAAAAAAGCAAAGAAAAACTCCGGGCGGTAAAAACCAACAAAGAGTATCAGTCGCTGCTAAAGGAGATAGAGGAGTTGAAAAAAAGCAGCTCTTCCATGGAAGACGGCATGCTCGATTGCCTCGAGAGGATCGAGGCTTCCGAGGCTTCGTCCAAGCGATTGGAAGCAGATTACCGGGTCCTGGAGGATCGGATAGAAGGTGAAAAAAAAAAGGTGAGCAAAGAATCAGAGACCGGCATCCGTCAACTGGGGGAACTTGAAGCGGAATGGAGCAAAGTGGCTGCCGAGTTGGAACCGGAGATACTGAAAACATTTGAAAAAGTAAAGGGCAAATCCCGCGGGGTTACCATTGCCCCCGTAATCGGCGCCGTATGCCAGGCATGCAATATGAACATTCCTCCCCAGTTGTTCAATGAACTGCAGCGCTTTGACACCCTTAAATTCTGCCCGAGCTGTCAGCGGATCATATACTGGGAAGACCTTTCGTGA
- a CDS encoding HPr family phosphocarrier protein: MEPFTQVLSFLEKACIFSSDYLRCCTYISNRDVESDYFTKKLYSKLIGTSQVLEDFLDFHGAKNSHEWYFYRELTAAVRHLSLGAYSQKHISNRLVFYDLPDSEEFRYDGYATVKFLTESLMKLAPVILDEARRLNIVIPEATFTHMDFPGTSTADILPYDIDDEAKDLQAKNIVKIASEFLRIAKTFGELEFYEPLDLEGILAIVPQRVNEVEIRRFEMLVHNLQSSFDTYVIHGGYRFGNRKLKQLRSYFSVVFHLLQMIGRLLHFYERHLHEAGYKNIYKKGRERLAALVDPEVLLDRTINYGLYYVCRFIAKGKDLAREILNENIERQSITVGIPITLGFHSRPSLLVAKIVQHYGGEVELCVGEDRFDASSVLDIQWAGGKIQKEQINEVVFEGDSRALADIQILAGVNYGEDSMGKGVPLPTELKYLR; this comes from the coding sequence GTGGAACCCTTCACGCAAGTACTTTCATTTCTGGAAAAGGCGTGCATATTTTCTTCCGACTACCTCAGGTGCTGCACATATATATCCAACCGTGATGTGGAAAGCGATTACTTCACTAAAAAGTTGTACTCCAAACTGATCGGCACCTCTCAGGTATTGGAAGATTTTCTGGATTTTCATGGCGCGAAAAACAGCCACGAGTGGTATTTTTACAGGGAGTTGACAGCCGCGGTCCGTCACCTCAGCCTGGGCGCCTACTCCCAGAAACACATATCCAATCGCTTGGTGTTTTACGACCTTCCCGATTCCGAAGAGTTTCGCTATGACGGCTATGCGACCGTCAAGTTTTTAACGGAATCGCTCATGAAACTGGCGCCCGTCATTCTCGACGAAGCCAGGCGTCTGAATATTGTCATCCCGGAGGCCACCTTCACTCATATGGATTTTCCCGGGACCAGCACGGCGGATATACTGCCATACGATATTGACGATGAGGCCAAGGACCTTCAGGCAAAGAATATCGTTAAAATCGCCAGTGAATTTTTAAGGATTGCAAAAACATTCGGCGAACTGGAATTTTACGAACCCCTGGACCTTGAGGGCATCCTGGCAATTGTGCCGCAAAGGGTCAATGAGGTGGAAATTCGGCGTTTCGAGATGCTGGTTCACAACCTGCAGTCGTCCTTCGACACGTACGTTATTCACGGGGGGTACCGGTTCGGTAATCGCAAGCTGAAACAGCTGCGCAGCTATTTTTCGGTCGTGTTTCACCTTTTGCAGATGATCGGAAGGCTGCTGCACTTCTATGAGCGCCATCTTCACGAGGCCGGCTACAAGAACATTTATAAAAAGGGTCGTGAAAGGCTGGCAGCCCTGGTAGACCCCGAAGTTCTTCTGGACAGGACCATCAATTACGGCCTTTACTACGTGTGCCGTTTCATTGCCAAGGGAAAGGATCTTGCCAGAGAAATCTTGAACGAGAATATCGAGAGGCAGTCTATAACGGTAGGTATCCCTATCACGCTGGGATTTCACAGCCGACCGAGCCTGCTCGTGGCGAAAATCGTCCAGCATTATGGCGGAGAGGTCGAACTGTGCGTGGGCGAAGATCGTTTCGACGCCAGCAGCGTGCTGGACATTCAGTGGGCCGGGGGCAAAATCCAAAAAGAGCAGATCAACGAGGTGGTGTTCGAGGGCGACAGCCGGGCGCTGGCCGACATTCAGATCCTTGCGGGGGTGAACTACGGAGAGGATTCCATGGGCAAGGGGGTGCCCCTTCCCACGGAACTCAAATATTTGCGATAG
- the ispD gene encoding 2-C-methyl-D-erythritol 4-phosphate cytidylyltransferase has protein sequence MAVGAVKNLTVWAIIVGAGKGTRMKSSTPKQFLSLKNRPIVGHTLKALDACDGIDAICLVTAAGEVDFCKKELLPTLDLSKPVQVLTGGRSRQDSVYRGLAAVAHTADIVVIHDGVRPFVEPAQIEACIVQARESGACMLALPVGDTLKRVNADGVVETTVSRENVWQAQTPQVFKYHLIKKAHDAAAGDGFEGTDDASLVERIGGRVAVVRGSVRNIKITYPEDLALAEALLGR, from the coding sequence ATGGCAGTTGGTGCAGTAAAAAATTTGACCGTGTGGGCCATCATCGTGGGAGCGGGGAAGGGGACCAGGATGAAAAGTTCCACCCCCAAGCAGTTCCTAAGCCTGAAGAACCGGCCGATTGTGGGCCATACCCTGAAGGCGCTCGACGCCTGTGACGGGATCGACGCCATTTGTCTGGTGACGGCGGCCGGTGAGGTGGATTTCTGCAAAAAAGAGCTGCTACCCACCCTCGATTTATCCAAACCCGTGCAGGTGCTGACCGGGGGAAGGAGCAGGCAGGACTCTGTTTACAGGGGACTGGCGGCGGTGGCGCATACGGCCGACATCGTGGTAATCCATGACGGGGTGCGGCCATTTGTAGAGCCTGCCCAGATAGAAGCCTGTATCGTACAGGCCCGTGAAAGCGGTGCCTGCATGCTGGCCCTGCCTGTGGGCGACACCTTGAAACGAGTCAATGCCGACGGCGTGGTCGAAACAACCGTATCGCGGGAAAACGTGTGGCAGGCCCAAACGCCCCAGGTTTTCAAATACCACCTCATCAAAAAGGCCCATGACGCCGCCGCCGGTGATGGTTTTGAGGGCACCGACGACGCCTCACTGGTGGAACGTATCGGGGGAAGGGTCGCGGTTGTCAGGGGCAGTGTCAGGAATATCAAGATTACCTATCCGGAAGACCTGGCTTTGGCAGAGGCCCTGCTGGGGAGGTGA
- a CDS encoding tetratricopeptide repeat protein, with protein sequence MANVGKIYDYPKPLNGGSPDDSIYFLMLAFVIISLSLLFIFFLIIFSRKFFKIKRNINIDNKHLIKKPLLAAGLSILFPGFGQVYLREIERGIIYILLTASVCAALFFSLSLTGDLAPTDENRRIVYFFINTLISGFLVFVYINSLIDAYSTANAINRKIVRVMRKNETYLTGLMKLGCTLYHKRHYQDALELYTAIISLYPTYALAHYNRAVVYYKIQNYAKSGIDFISAADLGHEKAKRIIKIEGIENLKPSV encoded by the coding sequence ATGGCGAATGTCGGAAAAATATATGACTACCCCAAACCGTTGAATGGCGGCAGCCCGGACGACAGCATTTATTTTTTAATGCTGGCTTTTGTTATTATTTCTCTGTCGCTTCTATTTATATTTTTTCTCATCATCTTTTCCAGAAAATTCTTTAAAATTAAAAGAAACATAAATATAGACAATAAGCATCTGATAAAGAAACCACTTCTCGCTGCAGGCTTATCGATTTTATTTCCCGGTTTCGGTCAAGTATATCTTAGAGAAATCGAAAGAGGAATCATCTATATACTCCTGACAGCATCGGTGTGCGCCGCTCTATTTTTTTCACTTTCACTGACAGGGGATCTGGCTCCAACAGACGAAAACAGACGAATCGTTTATTTTTTTATCAACACGCTTATCAGCGGTTTTTTAGTATTTGTATACATCAACAGCCTAATTGATGCATATAGCACGGCAAATGCGATCAACAGAAAGATAGTGCGCGTTATGCGAAAAAATGAAACCTATCTCACCGGCCTGATGAAACTGGGCTGTACGTTGTATCATAAGCGACACTATCAGGATGCGCTCGAATTATACACCGCCATCATTTCTCTATACCCCACCTATGCACTGGCCCATTACAATCGCGCCGTGGTTTATTATAAAATTCAAAATTATGCGAAGTCGGGAATCGATTTTATTTCCGCCGCGGATCTGGGGCATGAAAAAGCAAAGAGGATAATAAAAATCGAGGGTATCGAGAATCTGAAACCTTCGGTTTAA
- the yvcK gene encoding uridine diphosphate-N-acetylglucosamine-binding protein YvcK: MTDTKKIVTIGGGSGQFALLSGLRHLPGIDITAIVAMVDSGGSTGRLRDELGTLPPGDVLKCILALSPYDEMARRILLKRFTRDRRLLGHNAGNMLLTMLSRYTGSFPAGIDALAEILDARGTILPVTIDRATLVAELTDGSRIFGEKAIDIPSDNQRESIRNVYLVPHHSDRVSVFPPVLEAIRDGDFIIVGPGDLFTSILPNLIVPGVKKALRVTRAKILFVVNIMTKFGETHHFTAQDFAARMEDAIGRRLDGFIYNTRKPGDDILQRYSQQNARFVEIDKRLDFWKERRVYAGDLLETGGGIVRHDSDKLATLLERVVR, encoded by the coding sequence ATGACGGACACAAAAAAAATCGTCACCATCGGTGGCGGCAGCGGGCAGTTTGCCCTGCTGTCGGGCCTCCGTCACCTTCCTGGCATCGATATTACCGCCATCGTGGCCATGGTCGATTCCGGCGGCAGCACGGGCAGATTGCGGGACGAGTTGGGGACCCTGCCGCCGGGCGATGTACTCAAATGCATCCTGGCGCTTTCCCCCTACGATGAGATGGCCCGGCGTATTCTGTTGAAACGGTTTACCAGGGACCGGCGTCTCCTGGGGCACAATGCCGGCAATATGCTGTTGACCATGCTGTCCCGGTATACCGGCAGTTTCCCGGCAGGCATCGATGCCCTGGCCGAGATACTCGATGCCCGCGGAACCATACTGCCGGTCACCATCGACCGGGCGACCCTGGTGGCGGAGTTGACCGACGGTTCCCGGATTTTCGGGGAGAAAGCCATCGACATACCCAGTGACAACCAGCGCGAAAGCATCAGAAATGTGTATCTGGTACCGCATCACAGCGACAGGGTATCGGTCTTTCCTCCGGTGCTGGAAGCTATTCGGGATGGCGACTTTATCATTGTCGGCCCCGGAGATCTCTTCACCAGCATCCTCCCTAACCTCATCGTCCCCGGCGTTAAAAAGGCCTTGCGGGTCACCCGGGCCAAAATCTTATTCGTGGTCAACATCATGACCAAATTCGGGGAAACCCACCATTTTACCGCCCAGGATTTTGCCGCCCGCATGGAAGACGCCATAGGGCGCAGACTGGATGGCTTTATTTACAACACGCGCAAGCCCGGCGACGACATCCTTCAACGCTATAGCCAGCAGAATGCACGCTTCGTGGAAATCGACAAGCGTCTCGATTTCTGGAAAGAGCGACGCGTATATGCCGGCGACCTGCTGGAAACGGGTGGCGGAATCGTCCGTCACGACTCCGACAAGCTCGCCACCCTGTTGGAAAGGGTTGTGCGATAG